A single region of the Polyodon spathula isolate WHYD16114869_AA chromosome 12, ASM1765450v1, whole genome shotgun sequence genome encodes:
- the med24 gene encoding mediator of RNA polymerase II transcription subunit 24 isoform X1, with amino-acid sequence MKVVNLKQAILQAWKERWSDFQWAINIKKNFPKGATWDSLNLAGESGVTWDSLSLAEALLEQAMIGPSPNPLILSYLKYAITSQMVSYASVLTAISKFDDFSRELCVKSLLEIMDMFSHQLSCHGKAEECISLCRALLAVAAWLLRAAAFNSEPGGGESQLVVCVERLERLLHSPKNRALVHIGRLEEPASWANVEQAVIRVSENLNNLSNQTLRSKLEECVSLVKSIPVMLSLQADPPSRTLFPSVHALVMLEGTMNLTGETQPLVEQLMMVKRMQRIPSPLFILEIWKACFTGLIESPEGTEELKWTAFTFLKIPQVLLRLKKYPQGEQDFTEDVNIAFEYLLKLTPLLDKADQRCNCDCISLLLQECSKLGLLSESNTANLISKREHSPRLKTSENANIQPNPGLILRAEPTVTNILKTVDADHSKSPEGLLGVLGHMLSGKSLDLLLAAAAATGKLKSFARKFIKLNEFPKHITGESSKSASVRALLFDISFLMLCHVVQTYGSEVILSDPSPSGETPFFETWLQTCMPEEGKILNPDHPCFRPDPSKVESLVTLLNNTSEIKLVQMKWHEVCLTTPAAILEILNAWENGVLTVESVQKITDNIKGKVCSMAICAVAWLVAHVRMLGLDEREKPQLMIRQLMTPLYGENTLQFYNERVVIMSSILEHMCADVFQQTGTSIKLPMEGLDPVPYRNLLPVREPIREGLSSQFSRVLHKGWVDSQALHLLESLLHMGGVYWFTNNLLKELLKETRQQYTVRAVELLYSIFSLDMQQITLSLLGHILPALLTDSSHWHCLADPPGRALAKLCVWCALSSFSSHNKSQASARQRKRQREDIEDYNTLFPLDDTQPSKLMRLLSSNDEESVNLSSPGDRSMSSSLSASQLHTVNMRDPLNRVLANLFLLVSSILGSKTAGPHTQFVQSFMEECVECLEQGSRGSILQFMPFTMVSELVKLPALAKPRVVLAITDLSLPLGRRVAAKSIAAL; translated from the exons aTGAAGGTGGTGAATCTGAAGCAGGCGATCCTGCAGGCCTGGAAGGAGCGCTGGAGTGACTTTCAATGGGCCATCAACATCAAAAAGAACTTCCCCAAGGGAGCCACCTGGGACTCCCTCAACCTGGCAGGTGAGAGCGGGGTAACCTGGGACTCCCTCAGCCTGGCag AAGCCCTTCTGGAGCAGGCGATGATCGGCCCCTCACCCAACCCCCTGATCCTCTCGTACCTGAAGTATGCAATCACCTCACAG ATGGTCTCTTATGCCAGTGTATTGACTGCTATTAGTAAG TTTGATGATTTTTCCCGGGAGTTGTGTGTGAAATCACTTCTGGAAATCATGGATATGTTCTCCCACCAGCTCAG CTGCCACGGGAAGGCAGAGGAGTGCATTTCGCTGTGCCGTGCCCTGCTGGCAGTGGCAGCGTGGCTGCTCCGCGCGGCAGCCTTCAATTCGGAGCCCGGAGGTGGAGAGTCGCAGCTCGTAGTGTGTGTGGAGAGGCTGGAGAGGCTGCTGCATAGCCCCAAGAACAGAGCACTGGTACACATAGGCAGACTGGAGGAGCCAG CCTCCTGGGCCAATGTGGAGCAGGCAGTGATCCGAGTGAGTGAGAACCTCAACAACCTGTCCAATCAGACGCTGAGGAGCAAGCTGGAGGAGTGTGTCTCATTGGTCAAGAG TATCCCGGTCATGCTGTCCCTGCAGGCGGACCCCCCCTCCCGCACCCTTTTCCCCTCGGTGCACGCGCTGGTCATGCTGGAGGGGACGATGAACCTGACCGGCGAGACGCAGCCGCTGGTGGAGCAGCTCATGATGGTGAAGAGGATGCAG CGGATCCCCTCCCCTCTCTTCATTCTCGAAATCTGGAAAGCCTGCTTCACCGGGCTCATCGAGTCTCCCGAAGGCACAGAGGAGCTCAAATGGACCGCCTTCACATTCCTCAAG ATTCCCCAGGTGCTGCTCAGGCTGAAGAAATACCCACAGGGAGAGCAG GACTTCACGGAGGATGTGAACATTGCCTTCGAGTACCTGCTCAAACTGACCCCACTGCTCGATAAGGCTGACCAGAGATGCAA CTGTGACTGTATCAGTCTGTTACTGCAGGAGTGCAGCAAGCTGGGGCTGCTGTCTGAGTCCAACACTGCCAACCTGATCAGCAAGAG GGAGCACTCCCCCCGGCTGAAGACGTCTGAGAACGCAAACATCCAGCCGAACCCGGGTCTGATCCTGAGAGCCGAGCCCACCGTCACCAACATCCTCAAG ACGGTCGATGCGGATCACTCCAAATCGCCCGAGGGGCTGCTGGGAGTTCTGGGTCACATGCTGTCGGGGAAGAGCCTGGACCTGCTATTGGCTGCAGCAGCAGCGACGGGGAAACTGAAGTCTTTTGCCAGGAAGTTCATCAA GTTGAATGAGTTTCCCAAGCACATCACTGGAGAGAGCT CTAAGTCTGCCTCTGTGCGGGCTCTGCTCTTCGACATCTCCTTCCTCATGCTGTGCCACGTGGTCCAGACCTACGGCTCGGAG GTGATCCTATCGGACCCCAGCCCCTCTGGCGAGACCCCCTTCTTCGAGACCTGGCTGCAGACCTGCATGCCGGAGGAGGGGAAGATCTTGAACCCGGATCACCCCTGCTTCAGACCCGACCCGAGCAAAGTGGAGAGCCTGGTGACACTGCTGAACAACACCTCCGAGATCAAACTGGT GCAGATGAAGTGGCACGAGGTTTGCTTGACCACGCCGGCAGCAATCTTGGAGATTCTGAACGCCTGGGAGAACGGAGTGCTGACCGTCGAGAGCGTGCAG AAGATCACTGATAATATCAAGGGGAAAGTGTGCAGCATGGCTATCTGTGCCGTGGCCTGGCTCGTGGCTCACGTCCGCATGCTGGGATTGGACGAGAGGGAGAAGCCGCAGCTTATGATTCGCCAGCTCATGACTCCGCTGTACGGGGAGAACACCCTGCAGTTCTACAACGAGAG GGTGGTTATAATGAGCTCGATCCTGGAGCACATGTGTGCAGATGTCTTCCAGCAGACCGGAACCTCCATCAAGCTGCCCATGGAGGGGCTGGACCCGGTGCCCTACCGCAACCTCCTCCCAGTCCGCGAGCCCATCCGGGAGGGCCTGAGCAGCCAGTTCAGCAGGGTGCTGCACAAGGGCTGGGTGGACAGCCAGGCCCTGCATCTGCTGGAGAGCCTGCTGCACATGGGGGGAGTGTACTGGTTCACCAACAACCTGCTCAAG gagCTGCTGAAGGAGACTCGGCAGCAGTACACAGTGCGTGCGGTGGAGCTGCTGTACAGCATCTTCTCTCTGGACATGCAGCAGATCACGCTGTCCCTGCTCGGACACATCCTGCCCGCCCTGCTCACAGACTCCTCGCACTGGCACTGCCTGGCAGACCCGCCCGGCCGTGCCCTCGCCAA ACTGTGTGTATGGTGTGCTCTGAGCTCCTTCTCCTCccacaacaagagccaagcatcgGCACGGCAACGCAAGAGACAGCGAGAAGACATTGAG GACTACAACACTCTGTTCCCTTTGGATGACACCCAGCCCTCCAAGCTGATGCGGCTGCTGAGCTCCAATGACGAGGAGTCAGTGAACCTGTCCAGCCCTG GTGATCGCTCGATGAGCagctccctctctgcctctcaaCTGCACACCGTCAACATGAGGGACCCTTTGAACAGGGTGCTGG cAAACCTGTTCCTGCTGGTGTCCTCCATCCTGGGTTCGAAGACAGCCGGGCCGCACACCCAGTTTGTGCAGAGCTTCATGGAGGAGTGTGTGGAGTGTCTGGAGCAGGGCAGCCGCGGCAGCATCCTGCAGTTCATGCCTTTCACCATG GTGTCTGAACTGGTCAAGCTGCCCGCACTGGCCAAACCCCGAGTGGTGCTGGCCATTACTGACTTGAGCCTGCCACTGGGGCGCAGAGTGGCAGCCAAATCCATCGCAGCACTGTGA
- the med24 gene encoding mediator of RNA polymerase II transcription subunit 24 isoform X2 — MKVVNLKQAILQAWKERWSDFQWAINIKKNFPKGATWDSLNLAEALLEQAMIGPSPNPLILSYLKYAITSQMVSYASVLTAISKFDDFSRELCVKSLLEIMDMFSHQLSCHGKAEECISLCRALLAVAAWLLRAAAFNSEPGGGESQLVVCVERLERLLHSPKNRALVHIGRLEEPASWANVEQAVIRVSENLNNLSNQTLRSKLEECVSLVKSIPVMLSLQADPPSRTLFPSVHALVMLEGTMNLTGETQPLVEQLMMVKRMQRIPSPLFILEIWKACFTGLIESPEGTEELKWTAFTFLKIPQVLLRLKKYPQGEQDFTEDVNIAFEYLLKLTPLLDKADQRCNCDCISLLLQECSKLGLLSESNTANLISKREHSPRLKTSENANIQPNPGLILRAEPTVTNILKTVDADHSKSPEGLLGVLGHMLSGKSLDLLLAAAAATGKLKSFARKFIKLNEFPKHITGESSKSASVRALLFDISFLMLCHVVQTYGSEVILSDPSPSGETPFFETWLQTCMPEEGKILNPDHPCFRPDPSKVESLVTLLNNTSEIKLVQMKWHEVCLTTPAAILEILNAWENGVLTVESVQKITDNIKGKVCSMAICAVAWLVAHVRMLGLDEREKPQLMIRQLMTPLYGENTLQFYNERVVIMSSILEHMCADVFQQTGTSIKLPMEGLDPVPYRNLLPVREPIREGLSSQFSRVLHKGWVDSQALHLLESLLHMGGVYWFTNNLLKELLKETRQQYTVRAVELLYSIFSLDMQQITLSLLGHILPALLTDSSHWHCLADPPGRALAKLCVWCALSSFSSHNKSQASARQRKRQREDIEDYNTLFPLDDTQPSKLMRLLSSNDEESVNLSSPGDRSMSSSLSASQLHTVNMRDPLNRVLANLFLLVSSILGSKTAGPHTQFVQSFMEECVECLEQGSRGSILQFMPFTMVSELVKLPALAKPRVVLAITDLSLPLGRRVAAKSIAAL; from the exons aTGAAGGTGGTGAATCTGAAGCAGGCGATCCTGCAGGCCTGGAAGGAGCGCTGGAGTGACTTTCAATGGGCCATCAACATCAAAAAGAACTTCCCCAAGGGAGCCACCTGGGACTCCCTCAACCTGGCAG AAGCCCTTCTGGAGCAGGCGATGATCGGCCCCTCACCCAACCCCCTGATCCTCTCGTACCTGAAGTATGCAATCACCTCACAG ATGGTCTCTTATGCCAGTGTATTGACTGCTATTAGTAAG TTTGATGATTTTTCCCGGGAGTTGTGTGTGAAATCACTTCTGGAAATCATGGATATGTTCTCCCACCAGCTCAG CTGCCACGGGAAGGCAGAGGAGTGCATTTCGCTGTGCCGTGCCCTGCTGGCAGTGGCAGCGTGGCTGCTCCGCGCGGCAGCCTTCAATTCGGAGCCCGGAGGTGGAGAGTCGCAGCTCGTAGTGTGTGTGGAGAGGCTGGAGAGGCTGCTGCATAGCCCCAAGAACAGAGCACTGGTACACATAGGCAGACTGGAGGAGCCAG CCTCCTGGGCCAATGTGGAGCAGGCAGTGATCCGAGTGAGTGAGAACCTCAACAACCTGTCCAATCAGACGCTGAGGAGCAAGCTGGAGGAGTGTGTCTCATTGGTCAAGAG TATCCCGGTCATGCTGTCCCTGCAGGCGGACCCCCCCTCCCGCACCCTTTTCCCCTCGGTGCACGCGCTGGTCATGCTGGAGGGGACGATGAACCTGACCGGCGAGACGCAGCCGCTGGTGGAGCAGCTCATGATGGTGAAGAGGATGCAG CGGATCCCCTCCCCTCTCTTCATTCTCGAAATCTGGAAAGCCTGCTTCACCGGGCTCATCGAGTCTCCCGAAGGCACAGAGGAGCTCAAATGGACCGCCTTCACATTCCTCAAG ATTCCCCAGGTGCTGCTCAGGCTGAAGAAATACCCACAGGGAGAGCAG GACTTCACGGAGGATGTGAACATTGCCTTCGAGTACCTGCTCAAACTGACCCCACTGCTCGATAAGGCTGACCAGAGATGCAA CTGTGACTGTATCAGTCTGTTACTGCAGGAGTGCAGCAAGCTGGGGCTGCTGTCTGAGTCCAACACTGCCAACCTGATCAGCAAGAG GGAGCACTCCCCCCGGCTGAAGACGTCTGAGAACGCAAACATCCAGCCGAACCCGGGTCTGATCCTGAGAGCCGAGCCCACCGTCACCAACATCCTCAAG ACGGTCGATGCGGATCACTCCAAATCGCCCGAGGGGCTGCTGGGAGTTCTGGGTCACATGCTGTCGGGGAAGAGCCTGGACCTGCTATTGGCTGCAGCAGCAGCGACGGGGAAACTGAAGTCTTTTGCCAGGAAGTTCATCAA GTTGAATGAGTTTCCCAAGCACATCACTGGAGAGAGCT CTAAGTCTGCCTCTGTGCGGGCTCTGCTCTTCGACATCTCCTTCCTCATGCTGTGCCACGTGGTCCAGACCTACGGCTCGGAG GTGATCCTATCGGACCCCAGCCCCTCTGGCGAGACCCCCTTCTTCGAGACCTGGCTGCAGACCTGCATGCCGGAGGAGGGGAAGATCTTGAACCCGGATCACCCCTGCTTCAGACCCGACCCGAGCAAAGTGGAGAGCCTGGTGACACTGCTGAACAACACCTCCGAGATCAAACTGGT GCAGATGAAGTGGCACGAGGTTTGCTTGACCACGCCGGCAGCAATCTTGGAGATTCTGAACGCCTGGGAGAACGGAGTGCTGACCGTCGAGAGCGTGCAG AAGATCACTGATAATATCAAGGGGAAAGTGTGCAGCATGGCTATCTGTGCCGTGGCCTGGCTCGTGGCTCACGTCCGCATGCTGGGATTGGACGAGAGGGAGAAGCCGCAGCTTATGATTCGCCAGCTCATGACTCCGCTGTACGGGGAGAACACCCTGCAGTTCTACAACGAGAG GGTGGTTATAATGAGCTCGATCCTGGAGCACATGTGTGCAGATGTCTTCCAGCAGACCGGAACCTCCATCAAGCTGCCCATGGAGGGGCTGGACCCGGTGCCCTACCGCAACCTCCTCCCAGTCCGCGAGCCCATCCGGGAGGGCCTGAGCAGCCAGTTCAGCAGGGTGCTGCACAAGGGCTGGGTGGACAGCCAGGCCCTGCATCTGCTGGAGAGCCTGCTGCACATGGGGGGAGTGTACTGGTTCACCAACAACCTGCTCAAG gagCTGCTGAAGGAGACTCGGCAGCAGTACACAGTGCGTGCGGTGGAGCTGCTGTACAGCATCTTCTCTCTGGACATGCAGCAGATCACGCTGTCCCTGCTCGGACACATCCTGCCCGCCCTGCTCACAGACTCCTCGCACTGGCACTGCCTGGCAGACCCGCCCGGCCGTGCCCTCGCCAA ACTGTGTGTATGGTGTGCTCTGAGCTCCTTCTCCTCccacaacaagagccaagcatcgGCACGGCAACGCAAGAGACAGCGAGAAGACATTGAG GACTACAACACTCTGTTCCCTTTGGATGACACCCAGCCCTCCAAGCTGATGCGGCTGCTGAGCTCCAATGACGAGGAGTCAGTGAACCTGTCCAGCCCTG GTGATCGCTCGATGAGCagctccctctctgcctctcaaCTGCACACCGTCAACATGAGGGACCCTTTGAACAGGGTGCTGG cAAACCTGTTCCTGCTGGTGTCCTCCATCCTGGGTTCGAAGACAGCCGGGCCGCACACCCAGTTTGTGCAGAGCTTCATGGAGGAGTGTGTGGAGTGTCTGGAGCAGGGCAGCCGCGGCAGCATCCTGCAGTTCATGCCTTTCACCATG GTGTCTGAACTGGTCAAGCTGCCCGCACTGGCCAAACCCCGAGTGGTGCTGGCCATTACTGACTTGAGCCTGCCACTGGGGCGCAGAGTGGCAGCCAAATCCATCGCAGCACTGTGA